A stretch of Suncus etruscus isolate mSunEtr1 chromosome 9, mSunEtr1.pri.cur, whole genome shotgun sequence DNA encodes these proteins:
- the SYTL2 gene encoding synaptotagmin-like protein 2 isoform X1 yields MIDLSFLTEEEQEAIMKVLQRDASLKRKEEERVRHLPEKIKDDQQLKNMSGQWFYEAKAKRHRDRIHGTDIIRASMRKKRFQVTAEQSKDTANGAKERWVNNVNKNTLFPPEIAGVAEEPEEDTAPASSSSTTVHTASTMMDMPQENRKKSSVSPSKQRKNPFNSSELPEDHLSQQTKNEQSRNERAGFSPTSKEDELSKSKENSSVLDISSEKLEKTKQTFPVFENHSQIKAPVPRARKMINKSNDLKQDDNQPFPRLRTDSLNTKATPRGILKRNSSSSSTDSEIIRFPQNSEHKSKTVPPGLTIHERISEKGHSLEDDNSSNSPEPLKHVRFSSVKEELPQSPEIIHVQKGGEFNLFEADRLKNGNKDAEALKAFWNGLEPSQNRKPLHFHQSDTRPSASKNEAHQLPVHGHSSSSEVLTPRPQSVENLPTINEDRTKSPELLRPASELTQSPADELSHVEPESSQVPDHNAKEHQQGKPIILKGLKAKMSSHSDPFGSEIRKTVDDSISKVLDWFNRSTHSDDSKSSIQHSQETEPKEKDSELQTALLIDDTSLKECDSKLPSSTKNELTSMDSTLQIKRNISPSRNFQDNNVNIKSKPIKLFQQVKERSDILQSFEIYSSNKENKNMDNGQVSENIREESRVFFPSSNNSYINHKGHDAEDPYPCNIMDIGSLAEEEPKLYVYEKSRENLEVKFDSSTIAIEPSLKDTMTTEGSNKISVVPRNIELQSRTVNNLSPWKKPGLPLQETDEVTKSQVQREKYKRVSDRISFWEGETAFSKLNNKEKEPTSSHSQGQVSKAVKLQDMFRDSFSIDEGEYHQVTAKQVFLEEDDDDATHLSHFYTSDKPKEFSLQISDPVENFPLNEQSDKAAPFLNNANESIKTLPATDSLYSGKNSILPSFQLPSNIRSEIHTPVQKDMSLIGDSNTNFKVMSLKQRIDESNTDQCYNHVQFENLRKFWNLGANANNRGNVEKSNTTRTQKTETLSSQDHKEFNVIRSPGKNTHEAETSLHQRNVLTGEKIENSKCTNQMLPDESTFPLGPPIKSTHFLGNELSEEPLESNMEWLITPVLKEDNDYLDQEIHESIVKTSVSSKDYKDAFNDSLEKLLSETSLSSTRPGRGKQELASGVSENRTSPKNSDLAYTKEESIGPEEIIDEHVYKTVASPRVKPNTWTANLQKLLKEATGSSPSLSQINLDSTTTKINSEPDENRIFEDETEGNYNILAYQRKVKTIFPEGKKILGNTILPQKSESGECKKNMKKLFQMTEEDSYPLAPSSHLHNQCSSSNVPNSPQIMLSFQDTHLAPYKALTQQREISETIEKVVLPPKTTSNDINTALKNLLKEAWFSYPTVGEVDPAELKTEFPGPEQTIGHSPKSPELMAGEATKCDIIPDKKDFYSFNVVPIKSSTIGSHLPAQLSPSEQIFNPSNSTVAQCDKEFPQEVIEIVKETIIQPKSELLEFHAAIERLLKETNEISSSKHESHSGTLSPLEITGITKQVASEFHPEEIKETIKKSEVPSVTESAFDIGFEKLFKEISESPYQPQVSRKEETSKKRLSQSEQTRFLDILPHFYQIPNEVLEMKHKSNVLKSQVNKCDKVIDGDKGLTDLSVELSGSENGLDMPEATQFCMNFKTGTIETMNFSDHRDSIYEVQDIQEDTFLESGFKMITDAMNESRNRQPIPLLTDKENPRTSNIELFLASPYNRHEKEEEKEGFSDSDFSGGNIGSNAESWRTTSSSEEEPSPVLKALERSAARKMPSKSLEDISSDSSNQAKVDNLPEELVRSAEDDQKADQEPDTNECIPGISTVPSQPGNQFSHPDKLKRMSKSVPEFLQDESDGRETDTASESSYQLSRYKKSPGSLTNLSSSSGMTSLSSVSGSVMSVYSGDFGNLEVKGNIQFAIDYMDSLQELHVFVAQCKDLAAADIKKQRSDPYVKTYLLPDKGKMGKKKTLVVKKTLNPVYNEILRYKVEKKILKTQKLNLSVWHRDTFKRNSFLGEVELDLENWDWDNKENKQLKWYPLKRKTAPIALEAENRGEMKLALQYVPEPILDKKLSTTGEVHIWVKECIDLPQLRGSHLNSFVKCTILPDTSRKSRQKTRAVGKTTNPIFNHTMVYDGFRPEDLMEACVELTVWDHYKLTNQFLGGLRIGFGTGESYGTEVDWMDSTADEVALWEKMVNSPNTWVEATLPLRMLLIAKISK; encoded by the exons ATGAATtgtcaaaatcaaaagaaaattcatCTGTCTTAGATATTTCAAGTGAAAAATTGGAAAAAACAAAGCAGACTTTTCCAGTTTTCGAAAATCACTCCCAGATCAAGGCCccagtccccagagccaggaaaatgatcaacaaatcaAATGATTTAAAGCAAGATGATAACCAGCCATTTCCTAGACTGAGGACAGACTCCTTAAATACAAAAGCAACTCCAAGAGGTATCCTAAAGCGAAACTCCAGTTCCAGCAGCACAGATTCAGAAATTATTCGTTTTCCTCAGAACTCTGAACACAAAAGCAAAACTGTGCCACCTGGCCTGACCATTCATGAGAGAATTTCTGAGAAGGGGCATTCTTTAGAAGATGACAACTCTTCAAACTCACCAGAACCATTAAAACATGTGAGATTCTCATCAGTGAAGGAGGAGCTTCCCCAAAGTCCTGAGATAATCCATGTCCAGAAAGGGGGAGAATTTAACTTGTTCGAAGCTGACAGGTTGAAGAATGGGAACAAAGATGCAGAGGCCCTAAAAGCATTTTGGAATGGCCTTGAGCCTTCCCAAAATAGAAAGCCTTTGCATTTTCATCAGTCAGACACTAGGCCAAGTGCATCAAAAAATGAAGCACATCAGCTTCCTGTTCATGGACATTCTTCTTCCTCAGAAGTTTTAACTCCAAGACCACAATCTGTTGAGAACTTGCCTACTATCAATGAAGACAGAACAAAATCAccagaattactaaggcctgcaTCAGAGTTAACCCAAAGCCCTGCTG ATGAATTGTCTCATGTTGAACCTGAGTCATCTCAGGTACCAGATCACAATGCTAAAGAACATCAGCAAGGTAAGCCCATTATTCTCAAGGGCCTAAAAGCTAAGATGTCCTCACACTCTGATCCATTTGGCTCTGAGATAAGGAAGACAGTTGATGATTCCATATCTAAAGTTCTAGACTGGTTTAACAGAAGTACACATTCAGATGACAGTAAGTCATCTATCCAACATTCCCAAGAAACAGAGCCCAAAGAAAAAGACTCAGAATTACAGACTGCCTTGTTGATAGATGACACCAGTTTAAAAGAATGTGACTCAAAACTTCCATCATCCACCAAAAATGAACTAACATCTATGGATTCTACAttacaaataaagagaaatatttcacCTTCTAGAAATTTCCAAGATAATAAtgtaaacatcaaatccaaaccTATTAAATTATTTCAACAAGTCAAAGAAAGATCAGACATATTGCAATCATTTGAAATTTATAGttcaaataaagagaataaaaatatggacaaTGGTCAAGTTTCAGAAAACATAAGAGAAGAAAGTAGAGTATTCTTCCCATCCAGCAACAATTCCTACATTAATCACAAAGGACATGATGCAGAAGATCCATATCCATGCAACATTATGGACATTGGCAGCCTGGCTGAAGAAGAGCCGAAACTTTATGTTTATGAAAAATCTAGAGAAAATTTAGAAGTGAAATTTGACTCCTCAACAATTGCCATAGAACCCAGTTTGAAAGATACCATGACAACAGAGGGAAGTAATAAAATTTCTGTAGTGCCAAGGAATATTGAGTTACAATCTAGGACTGTCAACAACTTATCTCCTTGGAAGAAGCCTGGGCTCCCACTACAAGAAACAGATGAGGTCACCAAGAGCCaagtacaaagagaaaaatacaaacgaGTGAGTGACAGAATATCTTTTTGGGAAGGTGAGACAGCATTTTCCaaactaaataataaagaaaaagaaccaacATCTTCACACAGTCAAGGACAAGTGTCTAAAGCTGTCAAATTACAAGATATGTTCAGGGATAGTTTTTCTATAGATGAGGGTGAATATCATCAAGTCACTGCCAAACAGGTGTTCCTAGAAGAGGATGATGATGATGCAACCCATCTTTCCCATTTTTATACCTCAGATAAACCTAAAGAATTCAGTCTTCAAATATCAGACCCAGTTGAAAATTTTCCTTTGAATGAGCAATCAGATAAAGCAGCTCCTTTTTTGAATAATGCCAATGAATCTATAAAAACATTGCCAGCAACAGACAGTTTGTATTCTGGAAAGAACAGTATTTTACCATCATTCCAATTACCTTCAAATATTAGGAGTGAAATACATACTCCTGTTCAGAAAGACATGTCTCTAATTGGTGACTCAAACACCAACTTTAAAGTTATGTCCTTGAAACAAAGAATAGATGAATCCAATACAGACCAGTGCTATAATCATGTTCAATTTGAGAATTTGAGGAAGTTTTGGAATTTAGGAGCCAATGCAAACAATAGGGGAAATGTTGAGAAGAGTAATACTACAAGAACACAAAAAACTGAGACTTTGAGCAGCCAGGACCACAAAGAATTCAATGTCATTAGGTCACCAGGAAAAAATACCCATGAAGCAGAGACATCTCTTCACCAAAGGAATGTTTTAAcaggagagaaaatagaaaattccaAGTGCACAAACCAGATGTTACCAGATGAAAGCACATTTCCATTGGGACCACCCATAAAGTCCACTCATTTCCTGGGAAATGAGTTATCAGAGGAACctttggaaagtaatatggaaTGGCTTATTACTCCAGTGTTAAAGGAAGACAATGATTATTTAGACCAAGAAATTCATGAATCTATAGTAAAAACAAGTGTTTCATCTAAAGATTACAAAGATGCTTTTAATGACAGCCTGGAGAAACTTCTTTCAGAAACATCATTATCTTCAACCAGACCTGGTCGTGGAAAACAAGAGCTAGCATCAGGGGTTTCTGAAAATAGGACCTCTCCAAAAAATTCGGATCTTGCATATACCAAAGAAGAATCTATAGGACCTGAGGAGATTATTGATGAGCATGTGTACAAAACAGTAGCTTCTCCTAGGGTTAAACCAAACACTTGGACTGCTAATCTACAGAAACTCCTAAAGGAAGCAACAGGAAGTTCACCATCTCTTTCACAAATAAACCTGGATTCCACTACCACTAAGATCAATTCTGAACCTGATGAGAATAGAATTTTTGAAGATGAGACAGAAGGGAATTACAACATATTAGCCTAtcagagaaaagtaaaaactatttttccagaggggaaaaaaatactAGGAAATACAATTCTCCCCCAGAAATCAGAAAGTGGTGAATGCAAGAAAAACATGAAGAAATTGTTTCAGATGACTGAAGAAGATTCTTACCCTTTGGCTCCATCTTCCCATCTTCACAATCAGTGTTCTTCTTCAAATGTTCCCAATTCTCCTCAGATTATGCTTTCTTTCCAGGATACTCATCTTGCTCCTTATAAGGCACTAACTCAGCAAAGGGAAATCTCAGAGACTATCGAAAAAGTAGTTCTTCCTCCTAAAACTACATCGAATGACATAAATACTGCATTGAAAAACCTTCTTAAAGAAGCTTGGTTCAGTTATCCAACTGTAGGTGAAGTAGATCCTGCAGAATTGAAAACAGAATTTCCTGGACCGGAACAGACAATAGGCCACTCCCCAAAGTCTCCTGAACTAATGGCAGGAGAGGCTACAAAGTGTGATATAATTCCagacaaaaaagatttttattcctttaatgtAGTTCCTATTAAATCTTCTACAATTGGATCTCATTTACCTGCCCAGTTGTCCCCTTCAGAACAAATCTTTAACCCATCTAATTCTACTGTTGCTCAGTGTGATAAAGAGTTCCCTCAGGAAGTTATAGAAATTGTGAAGGAAACAATTATTCAACCGAAATCAGAACTCCTTGAGTTCCATGCTGCCATAGAAAGACTGCTGaaggaaacaaatgaaatttCCTCCTCAAAGCATGAAAGTCATAGTGGTACTCTTTCTCCTTTAGAGATAACTGGGATCACCAAACAAGTTGCCTCTGAATTTCATcctgaggaaataaaagaaaccatAAAGAAGTCTGAAGTTCCATCAGTAACTGAAAGTGCTTTTGATATTGGTTTTGagaaactttttaaagaaatatctgaATCTCCTTATCAGCCCCAGGTGTCCAGGAAGGAAGAAACTTCTAAGAAGAGGCTTTCACAATCAGAACAGACCAGGTTCTTGGATATATTACCCCATTTTTACCAGATACCCAATGAGGTCCTAGAAATGAAGCATAAGAGTAATGTTTTAAAATCTCAAGTCAACAAGTGTGATAAAGTAATAGATGGAGATAAAGGTTTAACTGATTTATCTGTAGAACTCTCTGGTTCTGAAAATGGACTTGATATGCCTGAAGCCACACAATTTTGTATGAATTTTAAAACAGGTACTATTGAAACTATGAATTTCTCAGATCACAGAGACAGTATATATGAGGTTCAAGACATTCAAGAAGATACTTTTCTGGAGTCTGGCTTTAAAATGATTACTGATGCAATGAATGAATCCAGAAACAGACAACCAATTCCTCTTCTAACAGACAAAGAAAACCCTAGAACAAGCAACATTGAATTGTTTCTGGCATCACCATATAATAGACacgagaaagaagaggaaaaagaaggctTTTCTGATTCTGATTTTTCAGGTGGAAACATTGGTTCTAATGCAGAAAGCTGGAGAACTACTTCCA GTTCAGAGGAAGAACCCAGTCCTGTTTTGAAAGCTCTGGAAAGGAGTGCTGCTAGGAAAATGCCTTCCAAAAGTCTAGAAGACATTTCATCTGATTCATCAA ATCAAGCCAAAGTAGATAATCTGCCAGAAGAATTAGTACGTAGTGCAGAAGATG ATCAAAAAGCAGATCAGGAACCAGACACAAATGAATGCATTCCAGGAA TTTCCACAGTGCCTTCTCAACCTGGTAATCAGTTTTCCCATCCTGACAAACTCAAAAGGATGAGCAAGTCTGTTCCAGAATTCCTCCAAGATGAG AGTGATGGCAGAGAAACAGATACAGCATCAGAAAGCAGTTACCAGCTCAGCAGATACAAGAAGAGCCCTGGCTCTTTAACCAATCTTAGCAGCTCCTCTGGCATGACGTCCTTGTCTTCT GTGAGTGGCAGTGTGATGAGTGTTTACAGCGGTGACTTTGGCAATCTGGAAGTTAAAGGAAATATTCAATTTGCAATTGACTACATGGACTCTCTGCAGGAATTGCATGTTTTTGTGGCCCAGTGCAAAGACTTAGCAGCAGCAGACATTAAAAAGCAGCGTTCAGACCC atATGTAAAGACCTATTTATTACCAGACAAAGGTAAAATGGGCAAGAAGAAAACACTTGTAGTGAAGAAAACATTGAATCCTGTGTATAACGAAATCTTGCGG tacaaagttgaaaaaaaaatcttaaagacaCAGAAGCTGAACCTGTCTGTTTGGCATAGAGATACGTTTAAGCGCAACAGTTTTCTAGGAGAAGTGGAACTTGACTTGGAAAATTGGGATTGGGATAACAAAGAGAATAAACAATTGAAATGGTATCCTCTGAAGCGAAAA ACTGCACCAATTGCTCTTGAAGCAGAAAACAGAGGTGAAATGAAGTTAGCTCTTCAGTATGTCCCAGAGCCAATTCTTG ATAAGAAGCTTTCTACCACTGGAGAAGTGCACATCTGGGTGAAGGAGTGCATTGATCTACCACAACTAAGGGGCAGCCATCTAAATTCCTTTGTAAAATG TACCATCCTTCCAGATACAAGTAGGAAAAGTCGCCAGAAGACAAGAGCTGTAGGAAAAACCACCAACCCCATCTTCAACCACACTATGGTGTATGATGGATTCAGACCTGAAGATCTGATGGAAGCTTGTGTTGAGCTTACTGTCTGGGACCACTACAAATTGACCAACCAGTTTTTGGGAGGTCTGAGAATCGGTTTTGGAACAG GTGAGAGCTATGGTACTGAAGTGGACTGGATGGACTCTACTGCAGATGAAGTTGCTCTCTGGGAAAAGATGGTAAACTCCCCCAATACTTGGGTTGAAGCAACTCTGCCTCTCAGAATGCTGCTGATTGCCAAGATTTCCAAGTGA
- the SYTL2 gene encoding synaptotagmin-like protein 2 isoform X6 yields the protein MSKSVPEFLQDESDGRETDTASESSYQLSRYKKSPGSLTNLSSSSGMTSLSSVSGSVMSVYSGDFGNLEVKGNIQFAIDYMDSLQELHVFVAQCKDLAAADIKKQRSDPYVKTYLLPDKGKMGKKKTLVVKKTLNPVYNEILRYKVEKKILKTQKLNLSVWHRDTFKRNSFLGEVELDLENWDWDNKENKQLKWYPLKRKTAPIALEAENRGEMKLALQYVPEPILDKKLSTTGEVHIWVKECIDLPQLRGSHLNSFVKCTILPDTSRKSRQKTRAVGKTTNPIFNHTMVYDGFRPEDLMEACVELTVWDHYKLTNQFLGGLRIGFGTGESYGTEVDWMDSTADEVALWEKMVNSPNTWVEATLPLRMLLIAKISK from the exons ATGAGCAAGTCTGTTCCAGAATTCCTCCAAGATGAG AGTGATGGCAGAGAAACAGATACAGCATCAGAAAGCAGTTACCAGCTCAGCAGATACAAGAAGAGCCCTGGCTCTTTAACCAATCTTAGCAGCTCCTCTGGCATGACGTCCTTGTCTTCT GTGAGTGGCAGTGTGATGAGTGTTTACAGCGGTGACTTTGGCAATCTGGAAGTTAAAGGAAATATTCAATTTGCAATTGACTACATGGACTCTCTGCAGGAATTGCATGTTTTTGTGGCCCAGTGCAAAGACTTAGCAGCAGCAGACATTAAAAAGCAGCGTTCAGACCC atATGTAAAGACCTATTTATTACCAGACAAAGGTAAAATGGGCAAGAAGAAAACACTTGTAGTGAAGAAAACATTGAATCCTGTGTATAACGAAATCTTGCGG tacaaagttgaaaaaaaaatcttaaagacaCAGAAGCTGAACCTGTCTGTTTGGCATAGAGATACGTTTAAGCGCAACAGTTTTCTAGGAGAAGTGGAACTTGACTTGGAAAATTGGGATTGGGATAACAAAGAGAATAAACAATTGAAATGGTATCCTCTGAAGCGAAAA ACTGCACCAATTGCTCTTGAAGCAGAAAACAGAGGTGAAATGAAGTTAGCTCTTCAGTATGTCCCAGAGCCAATTCTTG ATAAGAAGCTTTCTACCACTGGAGAAGTGCACATCTGGGTGAAGGAGTGCATTGATCTACCACAACTAAGGGGCAGCCATCTAAATTCCTTTGTAAAATG TACCATCCTTCCAGATACAAGTAGGAAAAGTCGCCAGAAGACAAGAGCTGTAGGAAAAACCACCAACCCCATCTTCAACCACACTATGGTGTATGATGGATTCAGACCTGAAGATCTGATGGAAGCTTGTGTTGAGCTTACTGTCTGGGACCACTACAAATTGACCAACCAGTTTTTGGGAGGTCTGAGAATCGGTTTTGGAACAG GTGAGAGCTATGGTACTGAAGTGGACTGGATGGACTCTACTGCAGATGAAGTTGCTCTCTGGGAAAAGATGGTAAACTCCCCCAATACTTGGGTTGAAGCAACTCTGCCTCTCAGAATGCTGCTGATTGCCAAGATTTCCAAGTGA